AACAGTTTTTTCTGATTTCTGAAAAGTTTCTGCCAGGTCGTATCCAGCTTGTTCGCAATCGGGACATGCTTCAAACGGAATTCTGACAAGTACCGCTTTCTGAAAAACCGACGGTTTTTGGGATATCATCAGCACCGTCCCCCCGCAATGACTGCATTTGCGGATGTATTCCCTGCGGTTCTCTTTAAATCCGTCCGTATCATAATAAATACTTTTCTCGGAATATACCCAGTCACCTGCCGGCAAAAACGGTTCTTTACGGAAAGCCCAGGAAGGCCGGACAGCCTCATTCGTTCTTTTCAGATCGGTCAGAAAAGAGCGGATCGTATCACCGCCAATTTCAGTATTCTGAGGCTTCTGCGACTCCACCACCCCGGAATAATCTTCTCCGGCCAGCGCCAGGAAAATAGCCATGTTGATATAAGGCAGTGCGCCTTCAATCGCGTATCCGCCTTCCAGTACTGCAAGATCAGGCTTGATCATTTCAGTGATTTTGCCATAACCTCTGGCCGTCACATTCATCGAAGCCAACGGATCCGTGAAATGGTTGTCCTGTCCGGCGGAATTGATGATCAGATCCGGTTTAAAGACTTCCACTGCAGGCATAATCCAGTTTTCCAGCGCATAGAGAAAACCTTCATCGCCGACTCCCGGCAGAAGCGGGATATTCAGCACGGATCCCCAGGCATTCGGCCCGCCTTTTTCTTCCGTAAATCCGGTTCCGGGAAATATGGTTCTGCCGTCCTGATGGATCGATATATATAAAACATTCGGATCATGATAAAAAATATCCTGCGTCCCGTCACCGTGATGAACATCCGTGTCAATGACGGCAATTTTTTTGATGCCGTATTTGGCTCGGAGGACATTAATTAGAATAGCCTCATTATTTAGGGTGCAAAATCCTCTGTTTCCCCAAACTGTCGCTCCAGAATGATGGCCTGGCGGGCGTACCAGCGCAAAGCCGTTCGTGATTTCTTTTTTCATCAGCGCGTTGCCCAGAACCAGCGAACTGCCAACAGCTATCAGATGGGCATCGAGATTATGCTGTTGGAAATCCGGAAAAATCGCCTGGGTTCGTAAAACATCAAAGAGATCCGCCACCCCGGGAGAGTATTGTCTGACCTGGGGAAGATCCATGATCCCTTCTTCAAAGATCTGTTCCTGGGTGTAAAGCAAGCGTTCTTCCCGTTCAGGATGGAATTCCCCAAGAGACCAGTCAAAAGCCGGAAAAAAGATAATTCCTGTCTTGTTCATGACTGTATCCTCCCAATGACTCCCGGCGGAACATGCATCGCACCTTTGACAATCTGACCAACCGTATGATAATTCTCAACCAGCGGGAAATAATCAAAGATCTCTTTCTCCAAGTCGTCTGTTTCTATTCCAAGACCGGCTGCCTGTTTTTGCGCTAATTCTTTTAAAAAATTTTCTACTTCCCGATGGGGTTTTTTTGGTCCGGTCCAAATACCTTGCTCCCCGGTTTCCTCTATCCTGTAAATGGAGAACTTCGTATCCAGGTGGAGCGTCCAGGAAAAGGTTGGTTTAGCCATCGCTGCTCCGATCGCATTGGAGACTTCCGAGAATTTAGTCAAAACCGTTCTCATCTTCATCCTGTTCTCGAGTGCTGCCTCAAGCCCCGGTGCTCCTCCTCCGCTGAGTTGGATATAGAATTTAAAATCATCATGATGATGGAGGACTTCCCAGACCTTATAGGCCGGCTCGGTTTTCCATTCTTCTAGCAGCTGCTGAATGGCCCGGGCAATTTTTTCAACCATTTTCTCAACGATGATTTCTGCTGTCCGGCGCAGATCAGATGCTGTTCTTTGGTTCTCGGGCAGGAGCATGCCAAGTGCTTCTTCAGCCCGCTGCAGATCACCGTAATCCGTCAGATTCAGGTAGCGCAGCGCATCCGTAGGTGTCGGGCTGATTCCTCCTATGCAGTAGGCAGGACCTAAGCGGTAGTCGGCCAGCATAATCTCTCCCTGATCCAGACAGACAGCTGAATCCCCTCCAATAGAGGCTGAACGTACAGCCAGGGAACGGACATTTGTCAGGAAGGGTCCGATCTGCGCACCGTGGGTGCTGATTAACGGAGATCCGGATAGTACGAGCCCTATATCGGTCGTGGTTCCGCCGATATCAACAACGACATAGGATTCCTCCGGATTGCTCTGGGCGAGCGTTCCAAGTACACTTGCCGCTGGTCCGGAGTAAATCGACTCAACCGGTCTGATCTTTGCCAGCGGCAAGACCCCACCATCCGCCTTTAGTACCCGAATCGGCGCCCGGCATCCCCTTGCCTCAACCGCCATTTTCAACTGATAAGCAAAGTTCTGAAACAATTCTGTTGCGGCCAGGTTGAGATAGGTCGTCAGCGTTCTACGGTAGAAATTGGATTTTCCGGACTGGTTTCCCAGAGCTGTCGTAATTCCGGGTACCTCTCTATGCAAATAGGCTGCCAGCTGCTCCTCAAAGACATTGTTGCGATGGGAGAATTTGCTGACAATGGCCGTAAGCGGCTTAACGGATTGTTGATTCAATTTTTCAGCAAGCGTCTGCCACTCTGATTGATCCGCTGGCACAACGACCCTTCCCCGATAATCCAAAACACCGGTTAAGACACTGTAGTCCACCGGCCAAGGCAATGAGGAGAGCTTCATCCCGGTCCCCGGGAAAAGGATCAGTTCAACCTCAGGAAGGTGTTTTTGCATAATCGCATTTGTTACAAGCGTCGTACTGACGGTAATGGTTTCGATGTTCTTAGCCTTGGAAATTTGGAGATAATCCAGGGCGCTGATAAGTGTATTCAGAATGTCATCCTGATTGGTCGGAATTTTACCCTTACGCTCGATCACGCCATTCGTGATCATGACAGCATCGGTAAACGTTCCGCCCACATCGATGCCAATAAGGCTGGCCATGTTATCTCCTCCTTTTTTTAAATGTAGTTTGTTCATATCAAATTAAATCATTGTTTGGGTCATGTTTGTGTAAGCAGTTTTGTTATTGCTCAAATCATTTTTGTATGGGGTTGGTCTGCGCAATCAGTAACGTTTTCGGCTATTGCGCCCTCCGTGGCGCAAAAAGCCGCGCT
Above is a genomic segment from Dehalobacter sp. 12DCB1 containing:
- a CDS encoding histone deacetylase — protein: MNKTGIIFFPAFDWSLGEFHPEREERLLYTQEQIFEEGIMDLPQVRQYSPGVADLFDVLRTQAIFPDFQQHNLDAHLIAVGSSLVLGNALMKKEITNGFALVRPPGHHSGATVWGNRGFCTLNNEAILINVLRAKYGIKKIAVIDTDVHHGDGTQDIFYHDPNVLYISIHQDGRTIFPGTGFTEEKGGPNAWGSVLNIPLLPGVGDEGFLYALENWIMPAVEVFKPDLIINSAGQDNHFTDPLASMNVTARGYGKITEMIKPDLAVLEGGYAIEGALPYINMAIFLALAGEDYSGVVESQKPQNTEIGGDTIRSFLTDLKRTNEAVRPSWAFRKEPFLPAGDWVYSEKSIYYDTDGFKENRREYIRKCSHCGGTVLMISQKPSVFQKAVLVRIPFEACPDCEQAGYDLAETFQKSEKTVLLQNQLRNQVHLWTDGREVNPFGG
- a CDS encoding hydantoinase/oxoprolinase family protein, which codes for MASLIGIDVGGTFTDAVMITNGVIERKGKIPTNQDDILNTLISALDYLQISKAKNIETITVSTTLVTNAIMQKHLPEVELILFPGTGMKLSSLPWPVDYSVLTGVLDYRGRVVVPADQSEWQTLAEKLNQQSVKPLTAIVSKFSHRNNVFEEQLAAYLHREVPGITTALGNQSGKSNFYRRTLTTYLNLAATELFQNFAYQLKMAVEARGCRAPIRVLKADGGVLPLAKIRPVESIYSGPAASVLGTLAQSNPEESYVVVDIGGTTTDIGLVLSGSPLISTHGAQIGPFLTNVRSLAVRSASIGGDSAVCLDQGEIMLADYRLGPAYCIGGISPTPTDALRYLNLTDYGDLQRAEEALGMLLPENQRTASDLRRTAEIIVEKMVEKIARAIQQLLEEWKTEPAYKVWEVLHHHDDFKFYIQLSGGGAPGLEAALENRMKMRTVLTKFSEVSNAIGAAMAKPTFSWTLHLDTKFSIYRIEETGEQGIWTGPKKPHREVENFLKELAQKQAAGLGIETDDLEKEIFDYFPLVENYHTVGQIVKGAMHVPPGVIGRIQS